The Planctomicrobium piriforme genome includes a window with the following:
- a CDS encoding ATP-binding protein: protein MSEINRPPYPFENERYIGTVTQVGPSSVRANLPHAGRSGNRLHHGHRVAGGEVGEFVLIACDELALFGRILEVRLPERERLSVEPDLGDHPELHPVGAIQLLATVDISSHAIRPGLSRYPRLGSRIYSAHPDFVQWLASARYDESRHGEVVIDLASLPDAAEIGISLSPQQLFGRHCAVLGATGGGKSWTVARLIEQAMRYRSKVILLDATGEFYTLNSPRVKHCSVGQGLRRPSSSTAVEFPYTLLTEIDLFGIFSPSGQSQGPKLREAIKSLKLARIKPVLATGGIIVKTQQPKQPIFEAYEEHIALIESSVAEFDIRMLSRQIGAECVFPNAGTPASPDHTRWGGPSNETTYCVSLQMRIENIVQSSSLACVFSPTGEQTIPNAIDAFLDDDSFSILRISLQHVPFANNAREIVANAIGRYLLEKARHERFKACPVIVVVDEAHQFLNKSIGDEAFRVNLDAFGLIAKEGRKHGLNICIATQRPRDIPDDVLSQMGTLIVHRLINDVDRRVVERASGEIDRSAAAFLPTLGPGEAIVIGVDIPVPLSIRIHRPSHKPDSSGPRYEVHWTQPVTLAVSVEQVINGDRLLLEEISNGNYLLPDGTLQVGVSGVFRNSEAALRLGVGSVIALTQSMWQVVSIDPTSKTTVLRRVG from the coding sequence GTGAGTGAGATAAACAGGCCACCTTATCCATTTGAGAATGAGCGATACATCGGTACAGTCACGCAAGTCGGGCCATCATCCGTTAGGGCGAATCTCCCGCATGCTGGGCGTTCTGGTAATAGACTGCACCACGGTCATCGTGTTGCTGGCGGTGAGGTTGGAGAATTTGTTCTGATTGCCTGCGATGAGCTGGCTCTTTTTGGCCGAATCTTAGAAGTAAGGCTCCCCGAACGAGAACGTCTCAGTGTCGAGCCTGACCTTGGAGACCATCCTGAATTGCATCCAGTCGGAGCAATTCAGCTTCTTGCCACCGTGGATATTTCTAGCCATGCAATTCGGCCGGGTCTTTCACGCTATCCACGCCTTGGAAGCCGCATCTATTCTGCACATCCAGATTTTGTTCAGTGGCTCGCCTCGGCTCGATACGATGAGAGTCGTCATGGAGAAGTCGTAATTGATCTTGCATCACTCCCCGACGCAGCCGAAATCGGAATTTCTCTGTCGCCGCAGCAATTGTTTGGACGACATTGCGCGGTGTTGGGAGCTACCGGGGGTGGTAAAAGCTGGACAGTCGCACGATTGATTGAACAGGCCATGCGATATCGGTCCAAGGTCATTCTATTGGATGCTACCGGTGAGTTTTACACGCTCAACTCACCACGAGTGAAGCATTGCTCCGTTGGGCAAGGACTTCGTCGTCCATCCTCATCAACGGCAGTCGAGTTTCCGTATACGCTGTTAACCGAGATAGATCTATTTGGGATTTTTAGTCCCAGTGGCCAGTCTCAAGGACCAAAGTTACGGGAGGCAATCAAAAGTCTCAAACTGGCACGAATTAAGCCGGTGCTGGCCACGGGCGGGATTATCGTGAAGACTCAGCAGCCGAAGCAGCCAATATTTGAAGCCTATGAAGAACATATTGCCTTAATCGAAAGCAGTGTCGCTGAATTTGATATTCGCATGTTGTCAAGGCAGATCGGGGCGGAATGCGTTTTTCCGAACGCTGGCACACCGGCAAGCCCCGATCACACGCGATGGGGAGGCCCTAGTAACGAGACGACATATTGCGTATCGCTGCAAATGAGGATTGAGAACATTGTTCAGTCCTCAAGTTTGGCGTGCGTGTTCTCCCCGACTGGTGAGCAGACGATTCCGAATGCGATCGACGCATTTTTGGATGACGACTCGTTTTCAATTCTACGAATTTCACTTCAACACGTCCCCTTCGCTAACAATGCTCGGGAAATCGTCGCAAACGCAATTGGTCGATACTTATTGGAAAAGGCTCGACATGAACGCTTCAAAGCGTGCCCTGTGATTGTTGTCGTTGACGAGGCACACCAGTTTCTGAACAAGTCAATCGGCGACGAGGCGTTTCGGGTAAATCTCGATGCGTTTGGATTGATCGCAAAGGAGGGGCGAAAACATGGCCTGAATATCTGCATTGCCACTCAAAGGCCAAGAGATATTCCAGATGACGTGTTGAGCCAAATGGGGACATTGATCGTACATCGATTGATTAACGACGTTGACCGACGAGTAGTTGAACGAGCGTCAGGCGAAATTGACCGATCCGCCGCAGCATTCTTGCCGACGCTTGGTCCAGGAGAGGCCATCGTTATCGGGGTGGATATTCCTGTTCCACTCTCAATTCGGATTCATCGCCCATCGCACAAACCAGACTCTAGTGGTCCTCGCTACGAAGTTCATTGGACACAGCCTGTCACCTTGGCCGTTTCCGTTGAACAAGTGATCAATGGCGATCGCTTACTGCTGGAAGAAATAAGCAATGGCAACTACTTGTTACCCGATGGCACACTGCAAGTCGGAGTGAGTGGGGTGTTTCGCAATAGCGAAGCAGCACTGCGTCTTGGAGTTGGAAGCGTTATTGCATTGACGCAGTCAATGTGGCAAGTCGTGTCAATTGACCCAACGAGTAAAACGACAGTCCTTCGTCGAGTGGGCTGA
- a CDS encoding lactate racemase domain-containing protein: MSDEEIQHLTLPYGQNGRFEIDLLERQLMLWHHAPPQLPGGVAAIAQAFETPVDFPDFSRAVLGDDRVVVVIDVDTPQADDIFRELWQRLSETGLPPENVTLVQPAVWKKVEGVDPRRKLPVELIEKFTLLRHDPTQAGACAYLASTASGERVYLSRLLTEADVVITVGPAEFDPVLGVRATASSLYPGLSDVDALRRAQGQGHEELGPGDARPFRQMVDEVGWLLGLQLSVAVIPSSGAAAHRVLAGQTHAVLEQAKQSLERNWLVNADQRAELVLVTVTADASGHGWEQVAAAIEAGRRLVERNGRIVVLSQIDAVPGPGLDILKSMREPRDALRPIQKANAPDLVTASRIAAAADWANVSLLSKLDPSLVSDLFLVPLESETEARRLLQNEDLTAVIESAQHAFVQNNA; this comes from the coding sequence ATGTCCGACGAAGAAATCCAGCATCTGACGTTGCCTTACGGGCAGAACGGCCGTTTCGAAATCGACCTTCTGGAGCGGCAGTTGATGCTGTGGCATCACGCTCCACCGCAATTGCCTGGCGGCGTGGCTGCCATTGCTCAGGCGTTTGAAACGCCGGTCGATTTTCCCGATTTCAGCCGTGCGGTGCTGGGGGATGATCGTGTCGTCGTTGTTATCGATGTCGATACGCCCCAGGCAGACGACATCTTCCGCGAACTCTGGCAACGGCTCAGCGAGACTGGACTTCCGCCAGAGAACGTCACCCTCGTGCAGCCGGCGGTCTGGAAGAAGGTGGAAGGGGTCGACCCGCGCCGCAAGCTCCCGGTTGAGTTGATCGAAAAGTTCACTCTGCTGCGACACGACCCGACTCAGGCCGGGGCCTGCGCCTATCTGGCATCGACCGCCAGCGGCGAACGGGTGTACCTGTCGCGGCTCCTCACTGAAGCCGACGTCGTCATAACCGTGGGGCCTGCGGAGTTCGATCCGGTGCTGGGAGTCCGGGCGACCGCCAGCAGTTTGTACCCGGGACTTTCCGACGTCGATGCCCTGCGTCGCGCTCAGGGGCAAGGGCATGAGGAACTTGGCCCGGGCGATGCACGGCCCTTCCGACAGATGGTGGACGAGGTGGGCTGGTTGCTCGGATTGCAGTTGTCCGTCGCCGTGATTCCCTCCAGCGGCGCAGCCGCACATCGCGTGCTCGCCGGACAGACGCATGCCGTTCTCGAACAGGCGAAGCAAAGTCTCGAACGCAACTGGCTCGTGAACGCCGATCAACGGGCAGAACTGGTCCTCGTCACCGTCACCGCCGATGCCAGCGGACATGGCTGGGAACAGGTGGCCGCCGCGATTGAAGCGGGCCGACGACTCGTGGAACGCAACGGCCGCATTGTCGTGCTGTCGCAGATCGATGCCGTCCCAGGTCCGGGGCTCGATATTCTGAAATCGATGCGGGAACCGCGCGACGCGCTGCGTCCGATTCAGAAAGCGAACGCACCTGACCTGGTGACCGCCTCCCGCATCGCGGCCGCCGCCGATTGGGCGAACGTCTCACTCCTCAGCAAACTCGACCCGAGTTTGGTCTCTGACCTGTTTCTGGTTCCGTTGGAATCCGAAACCGAAGCCCGACGCTTGCTGCAGAACGAAGACCTGACGGCCGTGATCGAAAGCGCGCAGCATGCGTTTGTGCAGAATAACGCGTAG
- a CDS encoding FAD-dependent oxidoreductase produces the protein MAAHFQSPNRRAFLQAAVTGAGALSLPITALADETKGSAQPGTFAEPGREIPLHTDADVIVCGAGPAGVSAALTAARAGARTRLFEVHGCLGGVWTAGLLTWIFDFNKPGLTKELTVKLDERGARRGTDAGSFVYEPDEMKLLLEDLSTEAGVKFRLQSRVVAAHKTGNRLTTIVTESKAGREAWQAPVFIDATGDGDVGALAGCGWDVGQSATCPCQPLTMNAMAVVRDVTQMQKFISFYGGDLKWHVKATENFKEEIRRAGFEASYGMPTLFHVRDNVVLVMLNHEYGVLPYDVDAMTSATVRARKEIFKIVRALRQLGGVWDGLQVVATAEQIGVRDGRRIHGRYTVNKQDLLTGARHQDGVARATFGVDIHADTLENNQKETISHGGFRTLPYDIPLRALIAKDVDGLMMAGRCISGDFIAHASYRVTGNAVAMGEAAGVIAALAAASGRLPQDVEWSEGAGKLKQMGQRV, from the coding sequence ATGGCTGCTCACTTCCAATCGCCGAATCGTCGCGCCTTTCTGCAGGCTGCTGTCACCGGAGCCGGGGCGCTCTCGCTGCCGATCACTGCACTGGCGGACGAGACGAAGGGGTCTGCTCAACCTGGAACATTTGCCGAACCGGGACGTGAGATTCCGCTGCATACCGATGCCGATGTCATCGTCTGCGGTGCTGGCCCGGCCGGCGTTTCAGCGGCATTAACTGCGGCGCGGGCGGGAGCGCGGACGCGGCTGTTTGAAGTGCATGGTTGTCTCGGCGGGGTCTGGACGGCCGGGCTGCTCACCTGGATCTTCGATTTCAACAAGCCGGGACTGACGAAAGAACTGACCGTCAAACTCGATGAACGAGGGGCACGGCGGGGAACAGATGCCGGTTCGTTCGTCTATGAACCGGACGAAATGAAGCTGTTGCTCGAAGACCTCAGCACCGAAGCCGGCGTGAAGTTCCGCCTGCAGAGCCGCGTGGTCGCCGCACACAAAACCGGGAACCGACTCACCACGATTGTCACCGAGTCAAAAGCTGGCCGCGAAGCCTGGCAGGCGCCCGTGTTTATCGACGCCACTGGCGACGGCGATGTCGGCGCTCTGGCGGGCTGCGGCTGGGACGTCGGCCAGTCGGCGACATGCCCCTGTCAGCCGCTGACGATGAACGCCATGGCCGTGGTGCGGGACGTCACCCAGATGCAGAAGTTCATCTCGTTTTACGGGGGCGATCTGAAATGGCATGTCAAAGCGACCGAGAACTTCAAAGAGGAAATCCGCCGCGCCGGCTTTGAAGCGTCGTACGGGATGCCGACGCTGTTTCACGTCCGCGACAACGTCGTGCTGGTGATGCTCAATCACGAATACGGCGTGCTTCCCTACGATGTCGACGCCATGACCTCGGCCACCGTGCGGGCACGAAAGGAGATCTTCAAGATCGTCCGCGCATTGCGGCAGCTTGGGGGCGTCTGGGACGGACTGCAAGTCGTCGCCACGGCGGAACAGATTGGCGTTCGCGATGGCCGCCGGATTCACGGACGATACACCGTCAACAAGCAGGATCTGCTCACCGGGGCGCGGCATCAGGACGGCGTCGCCAGAGCGACGTTTGGGGTCGATATCCATGCCGACACGCTGGAGAACAACCAGAAGGAAACCATTTCCCACGGCGGCTTCAGGACTCTGCCGTACGACATCCCGCTGCGAGCCCTGATTGCCAAGGATGTCGACGGCCTGATGATGGCCGGCCGCTGCATCAGCGGCGACTTCATCGCCCATGCCAGCTATCGGGTCACCGGTAATGCCGTGGCCATGGGCGAAGCCGCTGGCGTGATCGCCGCCCTCGCCGCGGCGTCTGGACGGTTGCCGCAAGACGTGGAATGGTCGGAAGGGGCGGGGAAGCTGAAGCAGATGGGTCAACGAGTTTGA
- a CDS encoding amylosucrase: MQQRTIEENPARESKTLERLLPRLEERFASQIDPPQWDAFTRRVRREFPSLFRRLLTLYGTQYDFFYHLENILASATQMWIDRPNELKALDAMREADPDWFMSNRMVGAMCYADLFAGGLQGLREKIPYLKELGITYLHLMPPFKVPNGDNDGGYAVSSYREIQPELGSMDDLAQLATELRHHGISLVIDFVFNHTSDEHKWAGRALAGDQEYQDFYRMFPDRSMPDAYEQALPEIFPDEHPGSFTYRSRISKWVWTTFHNYQWDLNYENPAVFNHMLEELLFLANQGVEILRLDAVAFLWKRLGTDCQNLPEAHWIIQAFNSLVRIAAPAMLFKSEAIVHPDEVRKYISEEECQLSYNPQLMAVLWNSLATREVKLLKSAMQRRFHIPPECDWVNYVRCHDDIGWAFSNDDVEIAGFDPRDHRRFLTKFFTGQFPGSFARGAPFQEDRKTGDARVSGTCASLCGLEQALEEHDEHKIDLAIGRILLIHGVIMTIGGIPLLYLGDEIAMLNDQEYVNVPDKLGDSRWLHRGRFDWDRAALRNDATTVPGRVHQGLLRLIQLRHQNLAFSKAETEFIDTGNTHVLGYFRNNNEYSVLCLANVSEEPQTLEGRHLRLLGLRKTVVDMVSGHFITAMQEMQLQPYQFAVLSRPR, translated from the coding sequence GTGCAGCAGCGGACGATCGAAGAAAATCCGGCACGGGAATCAAAAACACTCGAACGGTTGTTGCCGCGGCTGGAGGAACGTTTCGCCAGCCAGATCGACCCACCGCAGTGGGACGCTTTTACCCGTCGGGTGCGGCGCGAGTTTCCGAGTCTCTTTCGCCGTCTGCTGACACTCTACGGCACCCAGTACGATTTCTTCTATCATCTCGAAAACATTCTGGCGTCGGCCACGCAGATGTGGATCGACCGGCCGAACGAGCTTAAGGCGCTCGATGCCATGCGCGAGGCCGACCCCGACTGGTTCATGTCGAACCGCATGGTCGGAGCGATGTGCTATGCCGATCTGTTCGCAGGCGGCCTGCAGGGATTGCGGGAGAAGATTCCGTATCTCAAGGAACTGGGGATCACTTATTTGCATCTGATGCCCCCGTTCAAGGTGCCCAACGGCGACAACGACGGCGGCTATGCCGTCAGCAGCTATCGCGAAATCCAGCCAGAACTCGGGTCGATGGACGACCTGGCTCAACTGGCAACGGAACTGCGGCACCACGGCATCTCGCTGGTCATCGACTTCGTGTTCAATCACACCTCTGACGAACACAAATGGGCGGGCCGAGCCCTTGCCGGCGACCAGGAATATCAGGACTTCTACCGGATGTTTCCGGACCGCTCGATGCCGGATGCTTACGAGCAGGCGCTGCCGGAGATCTTTCCGGACGAACATCCCGGTTCGTTCACCTATCGCAGCCGCATCAGCAAATGGGTCTGGACGACGTTTCACAATTATCAGTGGGATCTCAATTACGAAAACCCGGCGGTGTTCAATCACATGCTGGAAGAGCTGCTGTTCCTCGCCAATCAGGGGGTCGAGATCCTGCGGCTGGACGCGGTCGCCTTTCTCTGGAAGCGGCTGGGCACCGACTGCCAGAACCTGCCGGAAGCGCACTGGATCATTCAGGCGTTTAACTCGCTGGTCCGCATTGCCGCCCCAGCCATGCTCTTCAAGAGCGAAGCGATCGTGCATCCGGATGAAGTGCGGAAGTACATCAGCGAAGAGGAGTGTCAGCTTTCTTACAACCCGCAGTTAATGGCGGTGCTGTGGAATTCGCTGGCCACGCGGGAAGTGAAGCTGCTGAAGTCGGCCATGCAGCGGCGGTTTCATATTCCTCCGGAATGCGACTGGGTGAACTATGTGCGGTGTCACGACGACATCGGCTGGGCATTCTCGAATGACGATGTGGAGATCGCCGGATTCGACCCGCGCGATCATCGCCGCTTTCTCACGAAGTTCTTCACCGGCCAGTTCCCCGGCTCATTCGCACGCGGGGCTCCATTTCAGGAAGACCGCAAGACCGGTGACGCCCGAGTCTCGGGAACGTGTGCTTCGCTCTGCGGGCTGGAGCAGGCGCTGGAAGAGCATGACGAGCACAAGATCGACCTGGCGATCGGCCGAATTCTGCTGATTCACGGCGTCATCATGACGATCGGCGGCATCCCCCTGCTGTATCTGGGGGACGAAATCGCCATGCTGAACGATCAGGAATACGTCAACGTACCAGACAAGCTGGGTGACTCCCGCTGGCTGCATCGCGGGCGGTTTGACTGGGACCGTGCCGCCCTCCGCAACGACGCCACGACCGTGCCAGGCCGGGTGCATCAGGGACTGCTGCGGTTGATTCAGTTACGGCATCAGAACCTCGCATTCAGCAAAGCGGAAACCGAGTTCATCGACACCGGCAATACCCACGTGTTGGGTTACTTCCGCAACAACAACGAATACAGCGTGCTGTGCCTGGCCAACGTGTCGGAAGAGCCCCAGACGCTCGAGGGACGGCACCTGCGCTTGCTGGGCCTGCGGAAAACCGTCGTCGACATGGTCTCCGGACACTTCATCACGGCAATGCAGGAAATGCAGCTGCAGCCGTACCAGTTCGCCGTACTCTCACGGCCGCGGTAA
- a CDS encoding sugar phosphate isomerase/epimerase family protein: protein MSSLALSRRSLLAAAAVAAGRLALPSSLLAQPATNASGRFPICTFVKYLQSLSFDELGQTIAGLGLKGIEATVRNKGQILPEHAEEQLPKLVEALQRHGVEIMIMASSINRVDQPWTEKVLRTAAGLGIKRYRMDYYLYDLNKPVADQLRELKPVVKDLAALNRQLGIQAVYQNHAGTKYVGAGLWDLHELLEGIPKEEIGVAYDIRHASIEGGQTWPVTWNLMQPHLAAVYVKDARWEGRKVQDGPLGWENGVVDPAFFKLLLKSDFNGPISLHVEYLEKGTIEENVTAIRENLVTLRKLLNQTA, encoded by the coding sequence ATGTCTTCGCTCGCTCTGAGTCGCCGTTCGCTCTTGGCCGCCGCTGCTGTCGCTGCCGGTCGCCTGGCACTCCCGTCGTCGCTGCTCGCACAACCAGCGACCAACGCATCAGGCCGGTTTCCGATCTGCACGTTCGTCAAATACCTGCAGTCGCTCAGCTTTGACGAACTCGGCCAGACCATCGCCGGTCTCGGACTGAAGGGGATTGAAGCGACGGTGCGAAACAAGGGCCAGATTCTGCCTGAGCATGCCGAAGAGCAGTTGCCCAAGCTGGTCGAGGCGCTGCAGCGACATGGCGTCGAGATCATGATCATGGCTAGCAGCATCAATCGGGTCGATCAGCCGTGGACTGAAAAAGTGCTGCGGACCGCCGCCGGGCTCGGCATCAAACGCTACCGCATGGACTACTACCTGTACGACCTCAACAAGCCGGTGGCGGATCAGCTTCGTGAGTTGAAACCGGTGGTTAAAGACCTCGCCGCACTCAATCGTCAGTTGGGCATTCAGGCGGTCTACCAGAACCATGCCGGAACCAAGTACGTCGGCGCCGGCCTGTGGGATCTGCACGAGCTGCTGGAGGGGATTCCCAAGGAAGAGATCGGCGTGGCCTACGACATTCGTCATGCGTCGATCGAGGGAGGCCAGACCTGGCCGGTGACCTGGAATCTGATGCAGCCGCACCTGGCCGCCGTGTATGTGAAAGACGCCCGATGGGAGGGTCGCAAGGTTCAGGATGGCCCGCTCGGCTGGGAAAACGGCGTCGTCGACCCGGCGTTCTTCAAACTGCTGCTGAAGTCCGACTTCAACGGCCCGATCTCGCTGCATGTCGAGTATCTCGAAAAAGGGACGATCGAAGAGAACGTCACCGCGATTCGAGAAAACCTAGTCACGCTGCGAAAGCTGTTGAACCAGACTGCGTGA
- a CDS encoding epimerase produces METPHAHLQPLQTASSRQRIVIAGGSGFVGRSLAIALTARGDEVVILSRDRSSNTFPWRTVNWDGRTVGSWVEELEGATALINLAGRSVDCVKSPENIDAILRSRIDSTRVLGQALRLVKTPPPVWVQMSTAHIYGDSLDVTCTEQSPLGYGLAPFVGQAWEAALQESLLPEQRGVILRTSFVLGKNQGAGMGALKRLHGLTRLGMGGRIGSGRQGISWIHEHDLNTLFIHALTNSKMHGAYVASAPRPVSQVEFMRALRRALGVPIGLPSPAWLVALGARWILRTDPELALYGRYVVSQRLAQLPFKFQFEKIESALGHIFTQSGSTAFAA; encoded by the coding sequence ATGGAAACTCCCCATGCACATTTGCAACCGCTCCAGACCGCAAGCAGCCGGCAGAGAATTGTCATTGCCGGCGGCAGCGGGTTCGTGGGCCGGTCCCTCGCCATCGCGCTAACGGCCCGTGGAGACGAAGTCGTCATTTTGTCTCGCGATCGGTCTTCCAACACCTTCCCGTGGCGAACGGTCAACTGGGATGGTCGGACCGTCGGCAGTTGGGTTGAGGAACTGGAAGGTGCGACCGCACTCATTAATCTCGCAGGCCGGAGCGTCGACTGCGTTAAGTCGCCAGAAAATATCGACGCCATTCTCCGTTCGCGAATTGATTCGACGCGAGTGCTGGGACAGGCTCTGCGGCTCGTCAAAACGCCCCCGCCTGTCTGGGTGCAGATGAGTACTGCTCACATTTACGGAGATTCGCTCGACGTCACCTGTACGGAGCAGTCTCCATTGGGTTACGGCCTCGCTCCATTTGTGGGGCAGGCCTGGGAAGCGGCGCTTCAAGAAAGCCTGTTGCCAGAGCAGCGCGGAGTGATTCTTCGCACCAGCTTCGTACTCGGCAAAAATCAGGGGGCAGGTATGGGAGCCTTAAAGCGCCTGCATGGTCTCACGCGACTGGGCATGGGAGGCCGCATCGGCTCCGGTCGGCAAGGCATCAGCTGGATTCATGAACACGATCTCAACACTTTGTTCATTCACGCACTGACCAACTCCAAGATGCATGGAGCCTATGTCGCTTCAGCCCCCCGCCCGGTATCGCAAGTGGAGTTCATGAGGGCGTTACGACGTGCCCTTGGAGTTCCCATCGGCCTCCCCTCCCCGGCGTGGCTCGTCGCACTGGGGGCGAGATGGATTCTGCGCACCGATCCCGAACTCGCCTTGTACGGCCGCTATGTCGTCTCTCAACGATTGGCTCAACTGCCGTTCAAATTTCAATTCGAAAAGATCGAATCCGCGCTAGGGCACATCTTCACGCAGTCTGGTTCAACAGCTTTCGCAGCGTGA
- a CDS encoding linear amide C-N hydrolase, with product MNSRFRSLGLWAAFAAVCLVAVPLDACTRCVYLGSQEIVIVARSMDWAEDPGSNLYVFPRGLQRSGAAGANSIAWTSKYGSVITAFYEAGTVDGMNDQGLVANVLYLVESNYGTPTSGQKTLSICAWGQYVLDNYATVAEAVESLRKEPFAIVAPILPNGEPAQGHLSVSDPSGDSAIFEYVDGKLQIHHGRQYQVMTNSPTYDKQLSLNAYWQQIGGTAMLPGTSRAADRFVRASFYIDAVPEVSDMHKAVASVFSVIRGVSVPLGITTPGQPNIASTVWRTLYDQKNKVMYFDSATSPTVFWVPLSDLDFKVGAPVKKLELAGGKTYSGNAADKFAAAKPFEFLPAVPK from the coding sequence ATGAACTCTCGTTTTCGGTCTCTCGGTTTGTGGGCTGCGTTCGCCGCAGTGTGCTTGGTCGCCGTGCCGCTGGATGCCTGTACGCGGTGCGTGTATCTCGGCTCGCAGGAGATTGTGATCGTCGCGCGGTCGATGGACTGGGCGGAAGATCCGGGGTCGAACCTGTATGTCTTTCCCCGCGGATTGCAGAGGTCAGGTGCGGCCGGGGCGAATTCGATTGCCTGGACCAGCAAGTACGGCAGCGTCATCACTGCGTTTTACGAAGCAGGGACGGTCGACGGCATGAACGACCAGGGGCTTGTCGCCAACGTGCTGTATCTCGTGGAATCAAACTACGGCACGCCGACCAGCGGCCAGAAAACCTTGTCGATCTGTGCGTGGGGGCAATACGTTCTCGACAACTACGCCACGGTCGCCGAAGCGGTCGAAAGCTTGCGGAAAGAGCCGTTTGCCATCGTGGCTCCGATTCTGCCGAACGGCGAACCGGCGCAGGGGCATCTTTCGGTATCAGACCCGAGCGGTGATTCGGCCATCTTCGAGTATGTCGACGGCAAGCTGCAGATTCACCATGGACGGCAGTATCAGGTGATGACCAACTCGCCGACGTATGACAAACAACTGTCGCTCAACGCCTACTGGCAGCAGATCGGCGGAACGGCGATGTTGCCAGGCACCAGCCGTGCTGCTGACCGGTTTGTGCGTGCGTCGTTCTATATCGACGCCGTTCCCGAGGTCTCCGACATGCACAAGGCAGTGGCCTCTGTGTTCAGCGTGATTCGCGGTGTTTCTGTCCCGCTGGGGATCACGACGCCTGGTCAGCCGAACATCGCCAGCACTGTCTGGCGGACGCTTTATGACCAGAAGAACAAGGTGATGTATTTCGATTCGGCGACCAGCCCAACGGTGTTCTGGGTGCCGCTGTCGGACCTCGACTTCAAGGTGGGCGCTCCCGTGAAGAAGCTGGAACTGGCCGGCGGGAAAACCTACAGCGGCAACGCCGCCGACAAGTTTGCAGCGGCCAAGCCGTTTGAGTTTTTGCCCGCCGTGCCGAAGTAA
- a CDS encoding SIR2 family protein gives MEDIPELEDKLPPMRALATFTNGVWADIASSELDGPVKGCKDALHSNLVEFMRSQHLIVLTGLGTSLCVVDQTGNKPAPTMSDLWNAVRGAFGVKPFNDILAAVRQPVGNKNIELLLSRCQTAQAFEPSSTIAAFISVAEKTIAHCCRFISDSLGLPQHESFLRRIARRPTAAPRTRIFTTNYDLCFETAASRIHMVVVDGFSHSVPQEFDGEHFAYDLVRRGEDGFAPDFIPNVCHLYKLHGSVDWERSTDRIRKQQDTDEPVLIYPRHSKFESSYEHPFLEMMSRFQAAIRQPKTSLLIVGFGFGDKHITQPILAAIRSNVGLRVVVVDPFLQQSPSETSSNMASLIVQGDPRITLVASSFEKFVPLLPDLVSETEHERHQARLRRIEA, from the coding sequence ATGGAAGACATACCTGAATTGGAAGACAAACTTCCGCCAATGCGTGCGCTCGCAACATTCACAAATGGTGTATGGGCAGACATTGCTTCTTCAGAACTGGATGGCCCAGTAAAGGGGTGTAAGGACGCTCTTCACTCAAACCTCGTTGAATTCATGCGTAGTCAACATCTCATAGTGTTGACCGGGCTTGGCACTTCACTTTGCGTTGTCGATCAGACGGGAAACAAACCTGCTCCGACAATGTCCGATCTTTGGAACGCTGTCCGTGGTGCTTTTGGAGTGAAGCCTTTTAATGACATCCTTGCAGCAGTCCGTCAGCCAGTTGGCAATAAAAACATTGAACTACTTCTGTCTCGATGTCAGACGGCCCAAGCCTTTGAGCCATCTTCAACGATCGCCGCCTTCATCAGTGTGGCCGAGAAGACAATTGCTCATTGCTGTCGCTTTATAAGCGATAGTCTTGGTCTGCCTCAGCATGAGTCTTTCCTTAGAAGAATTGCGAGGCGTCCCACAGCTGCGCCAAGAACACGCATTTTCACAACGAACTACGATCTATGTTTTGAGACGGCTGCCAGCCGCATCCACATGGTCGTTGTTGATGGCTTCTCGCATTCGGTCCCGCAAGAGTTCGATGGTGAGCACTTTGCGTACGACCTTGTGCGTCGAGGAGAGGACGGATTCGCACCAGATTTCATCCCAAACGTCTGCCATCTGTACAAGCTTCACGGATCGGTGGACTGGGAGCGATCCACAGACCGCATTCGAAAGCAACAGGACACCGACGAGCCAGTTCTCATATACCCACGACACAGCAAGTTTGAGTCCTCGTACGAGCATCCTTTCCTTGAAATGATGTCGCGATTCCAAGCCGCCATTCGGCAGCCAAAGACATCGCTGCTTATTGTTGGATTCGGCTTCGGCGACAAGCACATCACCCAGCCTATTCTTGCAGCAATTCGTTCAAATGTGGGCCTGAGGGTCGTGGTGGTCGATCCATTTCTGCAACAGTCACCGAGCGAGACATCATCGAACATGGCATCTTTGATTGTCCAAGGTGATCCTCGTATCACTCTTGTAGCGTCGTCATTTGAGAAATTTGTTCCTCTCCTGCCTGACCTTGTGTCAGAAACAGAACATGAACGGCATCAAGCGAGGCTTCGGAGGATTGAGGCGTGA